A part of Desulfotomaculum nigrificans DSM 574 genomic DNA contains:
- a CDS encoding 2-oxoacid:acceptor oxidoreductase family protein translates to MAKATKILLAGEGGQGVQSVAEIIAAAANAEGREALYIPNFGVEQRGGVSIAYLQIADEPIGAPKFDKADILIALSDRAVRRCKQYVGSETVYVYDASIEGVENDLPKEGEAKKVLAIPALEISKNELHPRVFNVVIMGAVVAATNVVPVEAAKAAIEKKLGYKFEQNPKLRELNFKAIDRGMELMK, encoded by the coding sequence ATGGCTAAAGCTACCAAAATCCTGCTGGCCGGCGAAGGTGGCCAGGGTGTTCAATCTGTGGCCGAGATTATCGCTGCTGCAGCTAACGCAGAAGGTCGGGAAGCTCTCTACATCCCCAACTTTGGTGTGGAGCAGCGGGGTGGTGTGTCCATCGCCTACCTGCAAATTGCTGATGAGCCCATTGGTGCTCCCAAATTTGACAAAGCTGATATTCTTATCGCTTTAAGTGATCGTGCTGTGCGCCGTTGCAAACAATATGTAGGTTCTGAGACCGTATATGTTTACGATGCCAGCATTGAAGGCGTTGAAAATGACTTGCCCAAGGAAGGCGAAGCCAAGAAAGTTCTGGCTATCCCAGCTCTGGAAATTTCCAAGAATGAGCTGCATCCCCGGGTATTTAACGTAGTAATCATGGGCGCAGTTGTGGCAGCTACCAATGTGGTTCCGGTGGAGGCAGCTAAAGCTGCCATTGAAAAGAAATTGGGTTATAAATTTGAACAAAATCCCAAGCTGCGTGAACTGAACTTCAAAGCTATTGATCGTGGCATGGAACTGATGAAGTAA
- a CDS encoding 4Fe-4S dicluster domain-containing protein: MEFKGRTLELTKCDWTLFTGLCKGCGLCIQKCPKKCIAWSKVLGVYGTPSVEANDECIACGICQMVCPDTAIRVDKRAKEA; this comes from the coding sequence ATGGAATTCAAAGGCCGTACCCTGGAACTAACCAAATGTGATTGGACTCTGTTCACCGGTCTGTGCAAAGGCTGTGGATTGTGCATTCAAAAATGCCCTAAGAAATGTATTGCCTGGTCCAAGGTGCTGGGTGTATACGGAACCCCCTCGGTAGAAGCCAATGACGAGTGCATCGCCTGCGGTATCTGCCAGATGGTTTGCCCCGATACTGCTATCCGGGTAGATAAAAGAGCTAAAGAAGCGTAA
- a CDS encoding sigma factor G inhibitor Gin — protein MQETPKCIFCRTTLPHSNQGIVILGQYICASCERKITNLAWDDPDYEVYKSGLKKIWCCKEA, from the coding sequence ATGCAAGAAACGCCAAAATGTATTTTCTGCCGAACCACTTTGCCTCACAGTAATCAAGGCATTGTCATTTTAGGGCAATACATTTGTGCCAGTTGTGAACGCAAAATAACCAACCTGGCCTGGGATGACCCTGATTATGAGGTTTATAAAAGCGGCCTTAAAAAAATTTGGTGTTGTAAAGAGGCCTGA
- a CDS encoding aminotransferase class I/II-fold pyridoxal phosphate-dependent enzyme, with protein sequence MRQERAPLWEALIKHRLSQAAQLHVPGHRGGQGMAPEFLDLAGTGLCQIDLTEIPGLDDLHHPQGPIAEAQKLAAELYQADKSFFMVNGTSGGLMALILTCCGQGNKILVPRNAHRSVISGLILSGAMPVYYCPPGIKEFACLAGPDAGQIEQYLKQFPETRAVVCVHPTYYGVAGDIAAVAEVCHNRGIPLLVDEAHGAHLKFHPDLPPDALSCGADAVAQSTHKLGGSLTQSSLLHLKSNLINDDRLADALRMVQSTSPSYLLMASLDVARRQLARQGRELLDKAVSLARWCRQELARISGVRVLDQQYLGGSGAKYLDVTRLTVSLLEAGISGYRAAELLAQKYGVMVEMADYASIVAIISIGTTRKDVERLVKAVKSIVTAETGSPLPLQPALNLPEPVVRLSPREAWFKEGKPVPLKQSLGKISAETVAVYPPGIPVLCPGEEITGPVLEYLAAVQQGGFHIQGPQDGTLSRIRVLD encoded by the coding sequence TTGAGACAAGAGCGTGCTCCTTTATGGGAGGCCCTGATTAAACATAGATTGAGTCAGGCGGCGCAACTTCATGTTCCGGGTCACCGGGGCGGCCAGGGTATGGCGCCGGAATTTTTGGATCTGGCTGGGACAGGCCTTTGCCAGATTGATTTAACTGAGATTCCCGGACTGGACGATTTACATCACCCGCAGGGACCCATTGCCGAAGCCCAAAAATTAGCTGCGGAACTTTACCAGGCAGATAAAAGCTTTTTTATGGTTAATGGCACCAGTGGGGGATTAATGGCATTAATCCTGACTTGCTGTGGCCAGGGGAATAAAATTTTGGTACCTCGCAATGCCCATCGGTCGGTAATATCAGGTCTGATATTATCAGGGGCCATGCCTGTATATTACTGCCCGCCGGGTATTAAAGAATTTGCTTGCCTGGCTGGGCCGGATGCCGGACAAATAGAACAATATTTAAAGCAATTTCCAGAGACCAGGGCGGTGGTGTGCGTTCACCCCACCTATTACGGTGTGGCCGGAGACATAGCAGCCGTGGCAGAGGTTTGTCATAACCGCGGCATACCCTTATTGGTTGACGAGGCCCACGGAGCGCATCTTAAGTTTCACCCGGATCTACCCCCTGACGCCCTGAGTTGCGGGGCCGATGCGGTGGCCCAGAGTACTCATAAACTGGGCGGATCTCTCACCCAGTCATCGCTGTTGCACCTGAAGAGTAATTTAATCAATGATGATCGACTGGCGGACGCCCTGCGGATGGTACAAAGCACCAGTCCATCTTATCTTTTAATGGCTTCTTTGGATGTGGCCCGCCGCCAGTTGGCCCGGCAGGGACGGGAATTGTTGGACAAAGCTGTTAGTCTGGCCCGGTGGTGCCGGCAGGAATTGGCCAGGATAAGCGGCGTCAGGGTTTTGGATCAACAATATCTGGGGGGCAGTGGGGCTAAATATCTGGATGTCACCAGGTTGACTGTATCTCTGTTGGAGGCGGGAATTTCCGGTTACCGGGCAGCAGAACTACTGGCTCAAAAATATGGTGTGATGGTGGAGATGGCCGACTATGCCAGCATAGTAGCCATAATTTCGATTGGCACCACCAGAAAAGATGTTGAACGGCTGGTAAAGGCAGTGAAAAGTATAGTTACTGCCGAAACCGGGTCTCCTTTACCACTTCAGCCGGCATTAAACTTACCCGAACCGGTGGTTAGGTTAAGCCCCCGGGAGGCCTGGTTTAAAGAAGGCAAACCCGTCCCCCTTAAGCAGTCCCTGGGAAAAATTAGTGCCGAAACCGTGGCGGTTTACCCACCGGGTATTCCGGTGCTCTGCCCCGGAGAAGAAATAACCGGCCCCGTTTTAGAGTATTTAGCGGCAGTGCAACAAGGGGGCTTTCACATACAAGGACCGCAGGACGGCACATTGAGCAGGATAAGAGTATTAGACTAA
- the tmk gene encoding dTMP kinase produces the protein MECPLVKGVIGIFIVFEGVDGSGKTTQLSLLNKYLCANHIATYATREPGGTPLGEKIRELLLNPDFIDMQSRTEALLYAAARAQLVAQEIRPRLQQGTVVLCDRYIDSSLAYQGYGRGMDIDFLIKINQLGTGGLNPQLVILLDLPPEEGLIRSRKVGPADRLENEALDFHRRVRAGYLELARKNPDRYLVLDARESIQTLHQEICRVVGGMVGA, from the coding sequence GTGGAATGCCCATTAGTCAAGGGGGTGATTGGCATATTTATTGTTTTTGAAGGTGTGGACGGATCAGGGAAAACTACCCAGCTGAGCCTTTTAAATAAATATCTTTGTGCTAACCATATAGCCACCTATGCCACCAGGGAACCAGGCGGAACGCCCCTTGGTGAAAAAATTAGGGAGCTATTGCTGAATCCCGACTTCATCGACATGCAAAGCCGTACTGAGGCGTTACTTTATGCGGCAGCCAGGGCCCAATTGGTGGCTCAGGAAATTCGCCCTAGATTACAGCAGGGAACAGTGGTGTTGTGTGATCGGTATATTGATTCCAGCCTGGCCTATCAGGGTTATGGCCGGGGCATGGATATTGATTTTTTAATTAAGATTAACCAATTGGGCACCGGTGGCTTAAATCCTCAACTTGTCATTTTGCTGGATTTACCACCGGAGGAAGGATTAATTCGTTCCAGAAAGGTGGGGCCGGCGGATCGGCTGGAAAATGAGGCCCTGGATTTTCACCGTCGGGTAAGGGCCGGTTACCTGGAGCTGGCCCGGAAGAATCCGGATCGTTATTTGGTTCTTGATGCCAGAGAGTCAATCCAGACCTTGCATCAAGAAATTTGCCGGGTGGTGGGTGGTATGGTTGGTGCTTAA
- the holB gene encoding DNA polymerase III subunit delta', translating to MLKLKDVIGHREIVQILKNAVQRDRVAHAYLFLGPQGVGKQTVARAFARVLLCDHPIDGDACGHCRSCQQMAHDNHPDLHFMEPAGASIKIEQIRELLRKVQFKPYQAERQVFMLEMAEAMTTEAANCFLKTLEEPGSQSVFLLISHRPYALLPTILSRCQQLQFRPLSNGEVAAGLMHVCGLEPEKARQLAPMAGGSLGRAVQLAQGSDQWPARTKILDLVGRIPEMDKVQALGIAEELSADRAAAGEYLDLLLLWFRDMLVYKYTSDQSMLINQDVVDKLVQQVELYTPDGLVAIIEEIKQARDRVLANANTRLALEAMMLKIYSYGGLYNAS from the coding sequence GTGCTTAAACTTAAAGATGTAATTGGTCACCGGGAAATAGTCCAAATTTTAAAAAATGCTGTGCAGCGGGACCGGGTGGCCCATGCCTATCTTTTTTTGGGCCCCCAGGGGGTAGGTAAACAAACAGTAGCCCGGGCCTTTGCGAGGGTGCTGCTGTGTGACCATCCGATAGACGGGGACGCCTGTGGCCACTGCCGTTCTTGCCAGCAGATGGCTCATGATAATCATCCGGATTTGCATTTTATGGAACCTGCCGGGGCATCAATTAAAATTGAACAAATACGTGAATTACTAAGAAAAGTACAGTTTAAGCCCTATCAGGCCGAGCGGCAGGTTTTTATGCTGGAGATGGCTGAAGCCATGACCACCGAAGCAGCTAATTGCTTTTTAAAAACATTGGAAGAACCCGGCAGTCAATCAGTATTTTTATTAATCAGTCACCGGCCCTATGCCCTGTTACCCACCATTTTGTCCCGTTGCCAGCAATTGCAGTTTCGCCCCTTGAGTAACGGGGAAGTGGCGGCGGGTTTAATGCATGTTTGTGGACTGGAACCGGAAAAGGCCCGGCAACTGGCACCAATGGCCGGGGGTAGTTTAGGCCGGGCGGTGCAGTTAGCCCAGGGCTCGGACCAATGGCCAGCCCGGACTAAAATCCTGGATTTGGTGGGCCGGATACCAGAAATGGACAAAGTGCAAGCCCTGGGCATAGCCGAGGAACTGTCCGCCGACCGGGCCGCAGCAGGGGAATATCTGGATTTGCTTCTGTTGTGGTTTCGTGATATGTTGGTTTATAAGTATACCTCTGACCAAAGTATGTTGATAAATCAAGATGTAGTGGACAAGTTAGTACAGCAAGTGGAATTGTATACCCCGGATGGGTTGGTGGCCATAATTGAAGAGATAAAACAGGCCAGGGACAGGGTTTTGGCCAATGCCAATACCAGGCTGGCTTTGGAAGCTATGATGTTGAAAATATACTCCTATGGAGGATTATATAATGCCAGTTAA
- a CDS encoding PSP1 domain-containing protein gives MPVKVVGVRFKKAGKVYYFDPIDIPLASGDHVVVETTRGVEYGEVVVGPREVPEDEVVAPLKQVIRKATPEDDQLVQANKEKEKKAFQVALEKIAAHGLPMKLIGVEQTFDGNKIIFYFTADGRIDFRELVKDLAAVFRTRIELRQIGVRDEAKMIGGLGCCGRELCCASWLADFAPVSIRMAKEQNLSLNPTKISGICGRLMCCLKYENDVYEEAKEGYPEVGTQVVAPEGEGKIVSINIFRKTVSVELQESKAIREYTLDQLKIKQCRGECHCDCPARQD, from the coding sequence ATGCCAGTTAAAGTAGTAGGAGTCCGTTTTAAGAAGGCAGGTAAGGTATATTATTTTGACCCTATAGATATACCCCTGGCGTCAGGTGACCATGTGGTGGTGGAAACAACCAGGGGGGTTGAATATGGCGAAGTGGTAGTGGGGCCCCGGGAAGTGCCGGAAGATGAAGTGGTGGCACCTCTAAAACAAGTAATTCGTAAAGCCACTCCGGAGGACGACCAACTGGTGCAGGCCAACAAGGAAAAAGAAAAGAAGGCCTTCCAGGTGGCTTTGGAAAAAATTGCTGCCCACGGTTTGCCTATGAAACTCATTGGTGTGGAGCAAACCTTTGACGGTAATAAAATTATTTTTTACTTCACGGCAGACGGACGTATTGATTTCCGTGAACTGGTGAAGGATTTGGCCGCTGTCTTTCGCACCAGGATTGAGCTGCGCCAAATTGGCGTACGGGACGAGGCCAAAATGATTGGGGGGCTGGGTTGCTGTGGCCGGGAGTTATGCTGTGCCTCCTGGTTGGCTGATTTTGCTCCGGTTTCCATTCGTATGGCCAAAGAACAAAACCTATCCTTAAACCCAACCAAGATTTCCGGAATTTGCGGCCGTCTAATGTGTTGCCTAAAATACGAAAATGATGTATATGAGGAAGCCAAGGAAGGATACCCCGAGGTTGGCACCCAGGTAGTAGCTCCGGAGGGGGAAGGGAAGATTGTAAGTATTAATATCTTCCGTAAGACCGTAAGTGTTGAGCTGCAGGAAAGCAAGGCCATTCGTGAGTATACTCTGGATCAATTAAAAATAAAACAATGCCGAGGTGAATGCCACTGTGACTGCCCTGCCCGGCAGGATTAA
- a CDS encoding initiation-control protein YabA — MTALPGRINRLEQALRQICDEVDRLKQDVKQLEEENARLRREVAGMYLTDGPEGSGQNRPGAKNLWDLYDKGFHICNLYFGKGREGECIFCYALMNRGEQHGT, encoded by the coding sequence GTGACTGCCCTGCCCGGCAGGATTAATCGTTTAGAACAGGCCCTGCGTCAAATATGTGACGAGGTGGATCGCCTGAAACAGGATGTAAAACAACTGGAGGAGGAAAATGCCCGGCTGAGACGTGAAGTGGCTGGCATGTATTTGACTGACGGCCCGGAGGGTAGCGGGCAAAACAGGCCCGGTGCAAAGAATCTATGGGACCTTTATGATAAAGGATTTCATATTTGCAATCTTTACTTTGGTAAGGGTAGAGAAGGGGAATGCATTTTTTGTTATGCCTTAATGAATAGAGGAGAGCAGCATGGAACGTAA
- the rsmI gene encoding 16S rRNA (cytidine(1402)-2'-O)-methyltransferase, with translation MERKEPGTLYLCATPIGNLEDITLRVLRILKEVDCIAAEDTRHTRKLLSHFEIHTPLTSYHSYSSESKEESLIQRLLQGQNIALVSDAGLPGISDPGADLVRQALAENIKVVPVPGPSASLTALVASGLPTHKFVFEGFLSNQRKSRKKQLQELKREQRTLIFYESPHRLTDTLKDMLEELGDRPCAVARELTKLHEEIKRGKLSELLPYFIENHPRGEITIIVGGLPEGEITAAEVAEWTDLSLSDHVALLEAQGLDKKEAIKQVAKIRGIPKREVYAKVHT, from the coding sequence ATGGAACGTAAGGAGCCGGGAACCTTATATCTTTGTGCTACCCCCATAGGTAATTTGGAGGACATCACTTTAAGGGTCCTGCGCATTCTAAAAGAGGTGGACTGTATTGCTGCCGAGGATACCCGCCATACGCGTAAACTTTTGAGCCACTTTGAAATTCATACGCCCCTTACCAGTTATCACTCCTATAGCAGTGAAAGCAAGGAGGAGAGTCTCATCCAGCGTTTACTGCAGGGGCAGAATATTGCTTTAGTTTCAGATGCCGGATTGCCGGGCATTTCCGATCCCGGGGCGGACCTGGTACGCCAGGCCCTGGCCGAAAATATTAAGGTAGTGCCGGTACCTGGCCCTTCGGCCAGCTTGACCGCTTTGGTGGCCTCCGGGCTACCCACCCATAAATTTGTCTTTGAAGGTTTTCTTTCTAATCAGCGTAAGTCCCGGAAAAAACAACTGCAGGAATTAAAGAGAGAGCAGCGGACCCTGATATTTTACGAATCACCCCACCGGTTAACAGACACTTTAAAAGATATGTTGGAGGAACTGGGGGATCGCCCCTGTGCTGTGGCCCGGGAGCTGACCAAGCTACATGAAGAAATAAAGCGGGGCAAACTGTCGGAGTTGTTGCCATACTTTATCGAAAATCACCCCCGGGGGGAGATAACCATAATTGTGGGGGGCCTGCCTGAGGGTGAAATAACAGCGGCTGAAGTAGCAGAGTGGACTGATCTTTCGCTGTCTGACCATGTGGCCCTGTTAGAAGCGCAGGGCTTGGACAAAAAAGAAGCCATTAAGCAGGTGGCCAAGATCAGGGGCATTCCTAAAAGGGAAGTATATGCGAAGGTGCATACCTAA